From the genome of uncultured Bacteroides sp.:
GGCAAGTGTGGAGCTCTGATGAAAGATAAAGGAGAATGCCCATCATGTGGAGCAATTAATCAGTAATTTGCAGAAAAAAGAAACCACAGCTATTAAAGAAAAGCATTAAATATTGTTCTTTTACTCAGCTTTTGTAAGTGAACAATATCCGTGTCCTATCTTCAATAGTGTGGTTCTTTAATCAGAAAAAAGAAATAGCTATATTTAGTTTAAGTCAATTAGAATCTGTAACGCAAGTCTATTCCTGCTTGTACAGGTTTCCCTTTTTGCATGAAGGTTTTTCCGCTTGATACAAAGCCAAAGGTTGCATAAGACTCGTCTAACATATTTCTGGCCCATAAATCTAGTTGCACTTTCTTCATTGTAACTCCTATTTTCCCATTCAGAATTCCGTAGAACTTTTGTGCCAGATCATTCTTCTCAGTCCAGTATATTTTCCCTGCTCCGTTATATTGTGCATTAAAGGTTAGTCTGCTAATAAGACTGTTGGAGAATGAAAAGCCATATTCAGCACCAAGGCTGAAGGTATTCTGAGGAACCATTGGAATATAATTGCCATTGTAGTTAACAGAAACGAGCTCTCCAGCCTGGTTCTTCTGGTTGCTGACGTAATCTTTGAAAGTGGCATGAGTATATCCGTAAGCAGCGTTCAGGCTGAATGCATTGGTAATTGTTGCACGAATACTGGCTTCTGCACCAAGGCTGGCACTGTGCCCGGCATTCACGGTCATTCTCCCTAAGCCACTATCGGCAAAACGTACTACCTGTTGGTCTTTTGTATCCATGTAAAAAGCTGCAACATCGGCAATCAGTTTATTGTTTAGCAAAGAAAGGTGCGTTCCCACTTCATAATTCCATGTATATTCAGGCTTATAGGTTATTGCTTTAGCTACATCCTCGTCTGTTAATGCAGTAGAAGAGCTACCCATTAACTGAGCTTGTGCAAGGTCTGCAAACATTTGAAAGTTATATCCTCCGGAGCGGAATCCACGGCTTACTGAAGCATAAACATTACCTGTTTTATTATTAGGAAAATCATATTTAAGTGCAAACTTTGGAAGCAATTGCAAATAATCATCATCAACTTTACCATTGATATCAACAACTCGTGAAGCATCTGTTGTCTTTCCGCGCATGGTCATAACAGCATTCATGGTTGCATTTGTGCTGTGTGTGATTTTTAATTTCTCATAATCCAGTCGTAAGCCTACTGTTGCAGATAACCCTTTAATAAGGATATCATTATAAGTAGATTGATGAAAGAGTGCTGCTCCTAAAGAAGGAGTATTGTAATTTCCATATACAGGCATTGATGCATCGGTTAGTTTAACAGTCATCGGTAGTCCTGCCATAGCAGCATC
Proteins encoded in this window:
- a CDS encoding TonB-dependent receptor gives rise to the protein MKRSILLFFILLLTGNLLASDLIPKDSTNSVKIKEIIVTASPKESKHFRQLPVTISTISQHEMQAYQINSLKSMNGIVPNLFIPDYGSKLTSAIYIRGVGSRINTPSVGLYVDNIPYIDKSAFDFSFSDIENIEVLRGPQSTLYGRNSMGGLIKLHTKSPFAYQGTDLKLSAATYNSYSASLTHYHRVNDKFAFSTGGFYEKSGGFFENSYLNKKADPLNSGGGRIRSIWLPKDNLKLDLNVSYEYSDQGGYPYAMYDSSTSKIGDVSTNRESKYYRGLLNAGLNISYQARNYIMNAATGFQNLKDRMYMDQDFTAKDYYSITQKQKQNTISEEITFRSFENERYEWTCGVFGFYQSQKTNSPVYFEKDGISMIQSSMDAAMAGLPMTVKLTDASMPVYGNYNTPSLGAALFHQSTYNDILIKGLSATVGLRLDYEKLKITHSTNATMNAVMTMRGKTTDASRVVDINGKVDDDYLQLLPKFALKYDFPNNKTGNVYASVSRGFRSGGYNFQMFADLAQAQLMGSSSTALTDEDVAKAITYKPEYTWNYEVGTHLSLLNNKLIADVAAFYMDTKDQQVVRFADSGLGRMTVNAGHSASLGAEASIRATITNAFSLNAAYGYTHATFKDYVSNQKNQAGELVSVNYNGNYIPMVPQNTFSLGAEYGFSFSNSLISRLTFNAQYNGAGKIYWTEKNDLAQKFYGILNGKIGVTMKKVQLDLWARNMLDESYATFGFVSSGKTFMQKGKPVQAGIDLRYRF